One window of the Methylovirgula sp. HY1 genome contains the following:
- a CDS encoding efflux RND transporter periplasmic adaptor subunit has translation MAALLMARDLPGLFGGRTSTAAAAMAMPAMPVPVAKVIKKTIPIYLDYAARTEAIQNVTLEAKTYGYLQRQVMPEGADVKAGDLLYKIDPRDYQAALDQVKAQAARDVAALDYARGNLNRGTQLARSGFLAKDTFDQRQSALLQAQAALAMDKAAIHTAEINLSYTEIRAPFAGRIGRNQAALGTLVSAGSTVLNTLVQLDPIYVAFNPSETDLAAIQQALVAGKVETDILLPGETEPHYHGELSFLDNVVDRATGTIAARATIGNADHSLLPGQYVRVRLHLKEEPNALMVPQTALGSSQLGKYVYVIGKGDTAEQRLVSLGPTDGGLVTIVKGVAEGDRIIDGNLQKIGPGARVLPLPIKAN, from the coding sequence ATGGCGGCCCTGCTGATGGCACGTGACCTGCCCGGCCTTTTTGGCGGAAGGACGAGCACGGCCGCTGCCGCTATGGCGATGCCGGCCATGCCGGTGCCCGTCGCGAAGGTCATTAAAAAGACCATTCCGATTTATCTCGACTATGCGGCACGGACGGAAGCGATCCAGAACGTGACGCTCGAAGCCAAAACATACGGCTATTTGCAACGACAAGTCATGCCGGAGGGCGCCGACGTCAAAGCCGGCGATCTCCTCTACAAGATCGATCCCCGCGATTATCAAGCAGCACTCGATCAGGTGAAGGCACAGGCGGCCCGCGATGTCGCCGCGCTCGATTATGCCCGCGGCAATCTCAATCGCGGCACCCAGCTCGCGCGCAGCGGCTTTCTGGCCAAGGACACATTCGATCAACGCCAGAGCGCCCTGCTCCAAGCCCAAGCCGCGCTCGCCATGGACAAGGCCGCGATCCACACCGCGGAAATCAATCTCAGCTATACTGAAATTCGGGCGCCTTTCGCCGGCCGGATCGGCCGCAATCAAGCTGCGCTCGGCACATTGGTCAGCGCCGGCAGTACCGTGCTCAATACATTGGTGCAGCTCGATCCAATCTATGTCGCGTTCAATCCGAGCGAAACGGATCTTGCCGCTATCCAGCAAGCTCTCGTCGCGGGAAAGGTCGAGACCGACATTCTGCTTCCCGGCGAAACCGAGCCGCATTACCACGGCGAGCTGAGCTTCCTCGACAATGTCGTCGATCGCGCCACGGGAACGATTGCCGCCCGCGCCACCATCGGCAATGCCGATCACAGCTTGCTGCCAGGTCAATATGTCCGGGTTCGGCTGCATTTGAAGGAAGAGCCCAACGCTCTGATGGTGCCGCAGACGGCGCTCGGTTCGAGCCAACTCGGCAAATATGTCTATGTGATCGGCAAAGGCGACACGGCCGAGCAGCGCCTCGTCTCGCTCGGACCGACGGACGGCGGCTTGGTGACGATCGTCAAGGGCGTCGCTGAGGGCGATCGGATCATCGATGGCAATCTGCAAAAGATCGGCCCCGGCGCACGGGTGCTGCCGCTGCCGATCAAAGCAAACTAA